From Spirosoma agri, one genomic window encodes:
- a CDS encoding glycoside hydrolase family 125 protein: MNRRQFIQQSGAASAGILLSSQSAWAQAGSDFPLVRTATGKRQFTSAAVEQTIERIHKTVRDPELAWLFENCFPNTLDTTVQVSTAAGKPDTFVITGDIDAMWLRDSTAQVWPYLPLIKQDKPLQQLIEGVIRRQNQCIIRDPYANAFYADAAKEGEWKKDVTTMKPGLHERKWELDSLCYPIRLAHNYWKLTGDIGPFDADWLKAMKLSLQTCREQQRKTSRGQSSRGPYHFSRTTSWSTDTVPGDGYGNPTRPTGMIHSIFRPSDDATVFPFYVPSNWFAVVSFRQLATMLGQIHPTETAFANDCRALASEVEAALKQYAIYNHPKYGKMYALEVDGYGNHLLQDDANVPNLLALPYLGAFPASDPLYRNTRRFVLSADNPYFFKGKAAEGIGSPHTLVNSIWPMSLIMRALTSTDDQEILAQLRQLKKTHAGTGFMHESFNQDDPAKFTRKWFAWANTLFGELILKVANERPHLLSKPV; this comes from the coding sequence ATGAATCGTCGTCAGTTTATTCAACAGTCTGGTGCAGCTAGCGCGGGCATATTGCTAAGTTCTCAGTCCGCATGGGCACAGGCTGGTTCCGATTTCCCCCTCGTTCGGACGGCTACCGGTAAGCGTCAGTTTACCAGCGCGGCCGTTGAACAAACCATCGAGCGGATACACAAAACCGTTCGTGACCCTGAACTAGCCTGGTTATTTGAAAACTGTTTTCCCAATACGCTCGACACGACGGTTCAAGTGAGCACCGCTGCCGGTAAGCCAGATACGTTTGTCATTACCGGCGATATCGACGCCATGTGGTTGCGCGACAGCACGGCGCAGGTGTGGCCTTACTTACCCCTGATCAAACAGGATAAGCCATTACAACAACTCATCGAAGGCGTTATCCGGCGGCAAAACCAGTGCATCATTCGGGACCCGTACGCCAATGCTTTTTACGCCGATGCGGCCAAAGAGGGCGAGTGGAAAAAAGACGTTACCACGATGAAACCGGGCCTCCATGAACGCAAATGGGAACTGGATTCTCTTTGTTACCCCATTCGACTAGCCCACAATTACTGGAAACTAACCGGCGACATCGGCCCATTCGATGCAGACTGGCTAAAGGCGATGAAACTGTCGCTGCAAACCTGCCGGGAACAACAACGTAAAACCAGCCGGGGGCAATCCAGCCGGGGGCCCTACCATTTTAGCCGCACAACGTCATGGTCAACGGATACCGTACCGGGCGATGGCTACGGCAATCCGACCCGGCCAACCGGTATGATTCACAGCATTTTTCGACCATCCGACGACGCGACGGTTTTCCCGTTTTACGTGCCATCGAACTGGTTTGCGGTTGTCTCGTTCCGGCAGTTGGCAACCATGCTTGGTCAGATTCACCCTACTGAAACCGCCTTTGCGAACGACTGTCGGGCACTGGCCAGCGAAGTCGAGGCCGCGTTGAAACAGTACGCTATTTACAATCACCCCAAATACGGCAAAATGTACGCGCTGGAAGTAGACGGTTACGGTAATCACCTGCTTCAGGACGATGCCAATGTGCCGAATCTGCTGGCTCTGCCCTACTTGGGCGCTTTCCCGGCAAGTGACCCGCTTTATCGAAATACCCGGCGTTTCGTGCTTAGCGCCGACAACCCTTATTTTTTCAAAGGCAAAGCCGCTGAAGGGATTGGCAGTCCACATACATTGGTCAATAGCATCTGGCCGATGAGCCTGATCATGCGGGCACTGACCTCCACCGACGATCAGGAAATTTTGGCGCAACTTCGCCAGTTGAAGAAAACCCACGCGGGTACGGGCTTTATGCACGAGTCGTTCAATCAGGATGATCCGGCTAAATTTACCCGCAAATGGTTCGCCTGGGCCAATACGCTTTTTGGCGAACTCATACTGAAAGTGGCGAATGAACGTCCGCATCTGCTAAGCAAGCCCGTCTGA
- the araA gene encoding L-arabinose isomerase — MLNLNQYEVWFITGSQHLYGEETLQQVDTHSQIIAGFLNDTPTIPVRVVFKPVVKTPDEIYSICQEANVAPNCVGIITWMHTFSPAKMWIRGLTVLKKPLLHLHTQFNRDIPWGSIDMDFMNLNQSAHGDREFGFMVSRMRLNRKVVVGYWQQDDVLDKIAAWARVSVAAYELKTMKVARFGDNMRQVAVTEGDKVAAEMTFGMSVNTYGIGDLVAVIDQVTDTDVDRLVEEYADSYTLMDSLLKGGAQHNSLRDAARIEVGMRAFLKDGNFGAYTDTFEDLHGMKQLPGIASQRLMADGYGFGGEGDWKTAAMVRTLKVMASGLKGGNSFMEDYTYHFDPANPLVLGSHMLEICPSIAAEKPTCEIHPLGIGGKADPVRLVFNAPAGPAINVSLIDMGNRFRLLVNEVEAVAVTEALPKLPVARALWKPMPDMQTGCAAWILAGGAHHTVYSQNLTTEHIEDFADMFGVELVVIDKNTTIRQLKNELRWSEASFR, encoded by the coding sequence ATGCTCAATCTGAATCAATATGAAGTCTGGTTTATCACCGGAAGCCAGCACTTATACGGTGAAGAGACCCTTCAGCAAGTAGATACTCACTCCCAGATTATTGCCGGATTCCTGAATGACACGCCGACCATCCCGGTGCGCGTTGTGTTCAAGCCGGTCGTGAAAACACCGGACGAGATTTATAGCATCTGTCAGGAAGCGAATGTCGCCCCAAATTGCGTGGGCATTATTACCTGGATGCACACGTTTTCGCCCGCAAAAATGTGGATACGTGGGCTGACCGTGCTGAAGAAACCGCTTCTGCATCTACATACCCAATTCAACCGCGACATTCCGTGGGGCAGTATCGATATGGACTTCATGAACCTGAATCAATCGGCGCACGGTGACCGGGAGTTTGGGTTCATGGTGTCACGGATGCGCCTGAACCGGAAGGTTGTGGTTGGTTACTGGCAGCAGGACGATGTGCTTGATAAGATTGCCGCCTGGGCGCGGGTGTCGGTTGCCGCGTATGAACTGAAGACCATGAAAGTGGCTCGTTTTGGCGACAATATGCGCCAGGTTGCCGTAACGGAAGGCGATAAGGTAGCTGCCGAAATGACCTTTGGCATGTCCGTCAACACGTATGGTATTGGCGACTTGGTGGCGGTGATCGACCAGGTGACTGACACCGACGTAGACCGACTTGTGGAGGAATATGCCGACAGCTATACGCTCATGGACTCGCTGCTGAAAGGCGGAGCGCAACATAATTCGCTACGGGATGCCGCCCGGATTGAGGTGGGTATGCGCGCTTTTCTGAAAGATGGAAACTTCGGCGCTTACACCGACACATTTGAAGATCTGCACGGCATGAAACAGTTGCCGGGCATTGCGTCGCAGCGGCTGATGGCCGATGGGTACGGGTTCGGTGGCGAAGGCGACTGGAAAACAGCCGCGATGGTCCGTACGCTGAAAGTGATGGCGTCGGGTCTGAAAGGAGGGAACTCGTTTATGGAAGATTATACCTACCACTTCGATCCGGCTAACCCACTGGTGCTTGGTTCGCACATGCTCGAAATCTGTCCATCGATTGCCGCCGAGAAACCCACCTGCGAAATTCATCCACTCGGTATTGGCGGCAAGGCCGATCCAGTCCGGTTGGTATTCAACGCACCCGCCGGTCCGGCCATTAATGTATCGCTGATCGATATGGGGAATCGGTTCCGGCTGCTGGTCAACGAAGTAGAAGCTGTAGCGGTAACGGAAGCCCTGCCCAAATTGCCCGTTGCCCGCGCGTTGTGGAAACCCATGCCCGATATGCAAACGGGTTGTGCCGCCTGGATTCTGGCGGGGGGAGCCCACCACACGGTATACAGCCAAAACCTAACGACCGAACACATCGAAGATTTCGCCGATATGTTCGGGGTTGAGCTGGTCGTGATCGATAAGAACACAACGATCCGGCAGCTGAAAAATGAATTGCGCTGGAGCGAAGCCTCGTTCCGGTAA
- a CDS encoding sugar phosphate isomerase/epimerase family protein, whose amino-acid sequence MPPVSRRSFLQSSALLAGNLLLPSGPAFAGLQKALRLGGPIFLKSDDPDALAREHRRLQYSSAYVPPVELKDTAKINAIRKAFADQNILIAEVGAWVNMLDEDAEKRRKNLTYVIERLALAEAVGALTCVNIAGSYNPKHWDGPDARNLTTDYVDATVENCRNVIDAVKPKRAKFSLEMMGWSLPDGPESYLKFIKAVDRPAFGAHIDIANIINSPSRYYNNTALINETFRILGRWIASSHAKDVYGKDGHFAETMPGRGGIDYGAYLRNVTALPREVPLLLEHLRTPEEYDEARQFVINQATKAKIQLA is encoded by the coding sequence ATGCCTCCCGTTTCGCGTCGTTCATTCCTCCAATCGTCGGCTTTGCTGGCGGGAAATCTCCTGCTTCCGTCAGGACCGGCATTTGCTGGGTTGCAGAAGGCACTGCGGCTGGGCGGTCCTATTTTTCTGAAAAGCGACGACCCCGACGCACTGGCCCGGGAGCACCGGCGGTTGCAATACAGTTCTGCTTATGTTCCCCCGGTCGAGTTGAAGGACACGGCAAAAATTAACGCCATTCGAAAAGCGTTTGCTGATCAAAACATCCTGATCGCCGAAGTAGGTGCCTGGGTGAATATGCTCGACGAGGACGCTGAAAAGCGCCGTAAAAATTTGACCTACGTGATCGAACGGCTGGCACTGGCAGAAGCGGTCGGCGCACTGACCTGCGTGAACATTGCCGGTTCCTACAACCCCAAGCACTGGGACGGCCCCGACGCCCGCAACCTGACGACCGACTACGTCGATGCTACGGTCGAGAACTGTCGCAATGTGATCGATGCCGTAAAACCGAAACGGGCAAAATTCTCGCTGGAGATGATGGGGTGGAGCCTGCCCGATGGACCGGAATCGTACCTGAAGTTTATAAAAGCCGTTGACCGGCCTGCTTTTGGGGCCCACATCGACATTGCCAACATTATCAACAGCCCTTCCCGATATTACAACAATACAGCGCTGATCAACGAAACCTTCCGCATTTTAGGCCGCTGGATTGCGTCGTCTCACGCTAAAGATGTTTACGGGAAAGACGGGCACTTTGCCGAAACAATGCCCGGCCGTGGCGGGATAGATTATGGCGCGTACCTCCGTAATGTGACAGCACTACCGCGAGAAGTTCCCCTGTTACTAGAGCATCTACGGACGCCCGAAGAGTATGACGAAGCCCGGCAATTCGTTATCAATCAGGCTACTAAAGCAAAGATTCAACTCGCCTGA
- a CDS encoding ABC transporter permease yields the protein MIRFLTCCLLTLSVYCPLFAQQAYEIEAGKPAQLNGIDYGFEINNERRIEISGEPFMRYEVTIYVTNKSNCTKIFFPRQTVFGQENLNELATFDCLNANGKRLTAKSGKIMARPFTVPYQQKVKNSEGKEVTTTTNIQAGHMIRNGETVNNTFVAIVPNGERPHMKVRIREIPDL from the coding sequence ATGATTCGTTTCCTGACCTGTTGCCTGCTAACCTTGTCCGTATATTGTCCGCTTTTTGCTCAACAGGCTTATGAGATTGAAGCCGGAAAGCCAGCCCAGCTAAACGGTATTGATTATGGCTTTGAGATCAATAATGAACGCCGTATCGAAATCAGCGGAGAGCCCTTTATGCGGTATGAGGTAACGATTTACGTTACGAACAAGAGTAACTGCACAAAAATATTTTTTCCCCGGCAGACCGTATTTGGCCAGGAAAACCTCAACGAACTGGCCACGTTCGATTGCCTCAACGCGAATGGCAAACGATTGACCGCAAAGAGCGGCAAGATCATGGCACGCCCGTTTACAGTCCCCTACCAGCAAAAAGTGAAAAATTCGGAAGGGAAAGAAGTAACGACAACCACCAATATTCAGGCGGGCCACATGATTCGCAACGGCGAAACGGTCAATAACACATTCGTCGCGATTGTCCCCAATGGCGAGCGTCCACACATGAAGGTACGAATTCGCGAAATCCCCGATTTATAA
- a CDS encoding ribulokinase: MSNSYVIGVDFGTDSVRALIVDTQTGQAVGTHVHEYQRWKKGLYCDPATSQFRQHPLDYLEGLEATITASLAKAPDDVRQHIVGISIDTTGSTPVAVDETGLPLALRPDFTENPNGMFILWKDHTANAEAEEINDLAHHWDTDYTKYVGGIYSSEWFWSKMLRTLRVDEAVRQHAFSWVEHCDWISAVLTGNTNPLTLRRSRCAAGHKALWHREFDGLPSDEFLTRLDPLLSGQRDRLFRDTYTADQSMGNLSAEWAEKLGLSTGVVIGVGAFDAHMGAIGAEIEPYAFVRIIGTSTCDILMAPIEEIGHRLIRGICGQVDGSVAPGMLGLEAGQSAFGDVYAWFARLITGPVRELLGDEAADTLSRQLIPHLSEQAAKLPVTEHDLIALDWINGRRTPDANHTLKSAIAGLNLGTDAAKIFKALVEATTFGSRSIVDRFIEEGVPIKKVIAIGGVAKKSPFVMQTLADVLNKPIQVASSDQACALGAAMCAAVAAGVHPTMEAAQQAMGSGFDAEYQPRPEQVAVYEKLYQKYLNLGAFIENKQPSSTQSSKQYAQSESI; this comes from the coding sequence ATGAGCAATTCATACGTTATCGGTGTTGACTTCGGCACTGATTCGGTCAGGGCGCTGATCGTTGATACGCAGACGGGGCAGGCCGTTGGAACGCACGTCCACGAATACCAGCGCTGGAAAAAAGGGCTTTATTGCGACCCGGCCACGTCGCAGTTTCGGCAGCATCCGCTCGACTATCTGGAAGGGCTGGAAGCCACCATTACAGCATCGCTGGCAAAAGCCCCAGACGACGTTCGGCAACACATCGTCGGCATCTCTATCGACACAACAGGGTCGACCCCCGTTGCCGTCGATGAAACGGGTTTGCCGCTGGCGCTTCGTCCCGATTTTACCGAGAATCCCAACGGCATGTTCATTTTGTGGAAAGATCATACCGCCAATGCCGAAGCGGAAGAAATCAACGATCTGGCGCACCACTGGGATACGGACTATACCAAATACGTGGGCGGCATTTACTCGTCGGAGTGGTTCTGGTCTAAGATGCTGCGAACACTCCGGGTTGATGAAGCCGTTCGGCAGCACGCTTTTTCGTGGGTCGAACACTGCGACTGGATATCGGCGGTACTGACCGGCAACACAAACCCATTGACCCTTCGCCGGTCGCGTTGTGCGGCTGGCCACAAAGCCTTGTGGCACCGTGAATTTGATGGTCTGCCGTCGGACGAATTTTTGACCCGGCTCGATCCGTTATTGAGCGGACAACGTGACCGCCTGTTTCGGGATACGTACACCGCCGATCAATCGATGGGTAATCTGTCGGCTGAGTGGGCCGAAAAGCTGGGCCTTTCGACTGGTGTTGTCATTGGGGTGGGTGCCTTTGATGCGCACATGGGTGCCATCGGTGCCGAAATTGAACCCTATGCCTTCGTTCGGATCATTGGCACATCGACCTGCGATATTCTGATGGCTCCTATCGAGGAAATCGGTCATCGGCTTATTCGGGGTATTTGCGGGCAGGTGGATGGGTCAGTCGCGCCCGGCATGCTCGGACTGGAAGCCGGACAGTCGGCCTTCGGTGATGTCTATGCCTGGTTTGCCCGCCTGATAACCGGACCCGTCCGTGAGCTACTGGGCGACGAAGCCGCCGACACGCTAAGCCGTCAGCTTATTCCGCACCTATCGGAGCAGGCGGCTAAATTACCCGTCACGGAGCATGATCTGATTGCGCTGGACTGGATCAATGGACGGCGAACGCCCGATGCCAATCACACGCTCAAATCAGCCATTGCCGGGTTGAATCTTGGTACGGATGCCGCTAAAATCTTCAAAGCGCTGGTGGAGGCTACGACCTTCGGGTCACGCAGCATTGTCGATCGGTTTATAGAAGAAGGTGTCCCGATCAAAAAAGTCATTGCCATCGGCGGTGTTGCCAAAAAATCGCCATTTGTGATGCAGACATTGGCTGACGTACTCAACAAGCCCATTCAGGTCGCCAGTTCCGACCAGGCCTGTGCGTTGGGAGCCGCCATGTGCGCAGCCGTAGCCGCCGGTGTCCATCCGACAATGGAAGCGGCTCAACAGGCCATGGGTTCGGGCTTCGACGCCGAATACCAGCCTCGGCCTGAGCAGGTCGCTGTCTACGAAAAGTTATACCAGAAGTACCTGAACCTGGGTGCATTCATCGAAAATAAACAACCAAGCAGTACTCAATCTAGCAAGCAGTATGCTCAATCTGAATCAATATGA
- a CDS encoding NUDIX hydrolase produces the protein MIHYTHPSRILVALDCIIFGFDGEEIKLLLIKRNFEPEKGKWSLMGGFLNETEDLEVASQRILYELTGLTNNYLEQLQTFGSVSRDPVERTISVVYYALVNIEQQDVTTIKAHNAYWISLKNKPELIFDHDAMVEQALRQLRYKAALHAIGFELLPEKFTIPQLQKLYEAIYNTKLDRRNFSRKIISTDLLVSTGEKDTNSATKKGQLYKLNAEKYQRYLTDYVSFFPELTLL, from the coding sequence ATGATTCATTATACACACCCCAGTCGAATTCTGGTAGCACTGGACTGTATCATTTTTGGCTTCGATGGAGAAGAAATCAAACTGCTGTTGATCAAACGAAATTTCGAGCCGGAAAAAGGAAAATGGTCACTCATGGGCGGTTTCCTGAACGAAACGGAAGACCTCGAAGTAGCTTCCCAGCGTATTTTATACGAGCTGACCGGACTAACCAACAACTACCTTGAGCAACTGCAAACGTTTGGCTCGGTAAGCCGCGACCCCGTCGAGCGTACTATTTCAGTCGTTTATTACGCACTCGTCAACATCGAGCAGCAAGACGTAACGACCATCAAGGCGCATAATGCCTATTGGATTAGCCTGAAAAATAAGCCTGAGTTGATTTTTGACCACGATGCTATGGTTGAACAGGCGCTGCGGCAGTTGCGCTACAAAGCGGCTTTGCACGCGATCGGGTTTGAACTGCTGCCGGAAAAATTCACGATTCCTCAGCTTCAGAAACTGTACGAAGCGATTTACAACACGAAACTCGACCGCCGAAATTTCAGCCGGAAAATTATATCGACCGATCTTCTGGTCAGTACCGGCGAAAAAGATACCAACTCGGCTACCAAAAAAGGACAGTTGTATAAGCTGAATGCCGAAAAATACCAGCGATACTTAACCGATTACGTAAGTTTCTTCCCGGAGCTAACCCTGCTGTAG